The region TGAAGTTTTTGAATCGTACCAACATGACATTACAGATATTGTTTACAGTATAGTATATTACATAATAACAATTAAACATTAAAGGTACCcagtggagtttttgaccaATTGTGGCGCCGTGGCgcaatgttttgatgtgcaggTGCCCGTTTTGTTTGGAAGCACATGGATCTCATACACAGGCTCTATTGTCGTGCTATTCCTCTGAAGAACAGTGACTGTAAGATGCCAAGAAACGTAGCGTTGAACCAGCAAAAGAAGGCAAAAAGACACGACTGGTAGCCAATTTAAACACCACCAGGTtcaaaagggtttttttttaatcagcaacAATACATTAAACATATTTGTCAGGCctcagcaaatacacacaatgcTTTTTGATAAGTGTTTGCTCctaaaaaaaactccacagggaacctttCAAACTAAATAAATCCCTACACTATTACCTGGTGGATGAGAATCTAAAGGATGGACTTCCGCTCCACCTTGTGCGGCAGCTTTAGTTTTGCAGGACAGCTTGGAGCTGTCATTTCCTTGACTGCTGTACTGCTCAGTGCAGTCCTCTGTGAGCAGGTCCCCATGCTCCCCAAGGAGCTTCTGCATCTTCTCTATATAATGGTTAAGCTCAGGGTCCCACTGGGACTGTGTAGACTGCTGCAGACTTTGGCCATGTGTACTGGATGAAACTGACAAATCCCGTATCCTCCCCTCCCCTACACCGATACTTCTTGTCTTGATGGGGTCAGGTAAGTGGGACGGTCCTGAGGCCATATTTCGAGTTTTCAGTCCAACCAGGAAATTCTCATTAATGTTTGTGAACCCAACCCCGGTGTCTCGGGTTACCTTGGTGACTGTCCCTGGTGTTAGTTTTAAGGCATTTTCTACCTGATTTGCAGTTCCTACACCAATTGTACGGGTCTCCGGGCTGAATTTGATGTCCCTGACCCTGTTCCCGACAGACACAGTCCTAGTAACAGTCTGAGCAGTGTTGGTGTGCTTGTCTTGGGTACTGAGGAGAGTGTTAGTGCTGGAGTCTGTGTTGAAGGCATGTCTGGTGTTAGTGAAGCGAGACACTGAGCTGGATACAGTGTTGGTACGCTGTGAAGCTGTCTGGGGTGATGCCATGATTCCCAGATCAACTCCTCTAACTGCATCTGTGGCCACACCTTGAGAAACCAGTTCCTTTGATTCACAGATGATCACATCAACAGAACAGTCCCCACAAGCCACTGAATGATACTTAGTCTTTGCCTTCTTAGACCCCAGACTCTCCACTGGTATTTCTGTGTTGGTTTCTGCATCACATAACTTTATCTCCGTCCCGActccttgtgtgtttgtaaaaaccTGAATCCCTACGCCCTTTTCCCTGGTTTCGACTAGCTCTCTGACCTGCCAGTGGCTCATGGGTACATCTGGTCCTGTGCAAACATCCTTCAGCTCAGGCCCACAACAAGATACTCCCACAGTCTTCACCTCTGTTGCCTCCCCAGTGCTGGTATCCTGGACATCAGTGTGATTACCCACACCCTGGCTTGTGGTGTGAGGCCTTGCTTCAGTACCTGTGCTCACAGTGGATGGCCTAGCAAGAGACGCTTTATCAGCTCGGTTCCTTGCTCCCGCAGCCTGAAGCTCCAGCTTCAGGCGGCTCATCTCTGTCTGGAGGGCTGATTCTTTCAATTCTGCTTCTAATTGAGAAATTCTCTCCTTCAGGGCACCAATTACTACTTGTTGGGCATCAAGCTCTGCTTCCCGTTCTGTGTAAATTCCAAGATGAACTTCAGACACCTCTGTTGCAATGGACCTTGTCTCTACCTGATCAGTGTACACATATTTGTCTTCTTTTGCAGGTTTAGACATGTTGGTACCTTTATCAATTCCAACTGCTACTGACTTGATAGCCTTGTCATGGCCTTTTCCATGCCATGCTTGCAAATTCCCGCCCTTGATGTTTCTTTCCAATGCCTGCATCTCTTCAGCCAGTTTCCTGAACTCCCTGAGGTCGGTGGGGTCAGTCCGCACTGTGCTCTTCAGTCCCTCCTCAGTATTCGCCTTGTTCTCAATATCAGATCTGTCCATACTATAAGCTCTCCTCCTGATCACGTCATTCATGTCCTCATTGTCACTCTGGTTCTTGAGCTGACAGACGAGTTGcctcttttcctcctgcaggaCAGAGATTTTTACCTGGAGGATAGGGATAATTTtcacctgctcctccagctccttcagcttCTGCAGAGCTACCACCATCTGGTCACGGACGTGCTGCAGGTGCATGGGGCCGAGACTTGAAACGGGAGTGGTTCTACCAGAGCTCTGTGGGCTTAATCTCAGACACCCTGTGCTGCCTCTACTGCCCAGGGACGAGCTCAGGTGGATATGCATGTCACTCCCTGTGCCAGTAGGCTTGTTCCCATTGTTGTTCTGATTATATGCACCCAGGCCAGTGAAGGGGGAGAGTGACCCAGGAGAGCTTACTCCTCCGAAGCTGGCCAGTCGTCGACGAGGGTGGGGCTGAGGTGGAGGCTGACTGGTCGCCTCCTGCTCCAAGTGTTTGTGGGTGTCCATGATGGTTTTTTCCACCACGGGGCTTTGTCTTTGTAAAGCATGAGATCTTACAGCAGGCTGGGGCTTTGACTCAGTAAGCATCTGAGACACTGCTGAACCTTCATTCCTTGAGACCTTGCTGTCCAAGGACGAACCATGCGATGGAGGAAGAGGTGGTCGGCCTCTGGTTGTAGAAGACATGCCCAGTAGTCTTGAGTCATTGGTGCTAGATAATGACAAGGATTCTGCAGAATGCCACTGGCCGGATGAAATAccactctgtgttttttctgcatTATTGACGGCCACTCTGGGCCTCCTCTTAAGGCTTAGCCGCTTAATGGTGGTGCCCTTTTGGAAATTGTCCACAAATTGGAGGCTGTCCACGTCCGACTGATAACTGAAGTCAATCCCAAGGTAGTCAGGAACACAGACTTCAGAGCTTGGACCTTTTAGTGGAATAGCCATAGTTTATTACAGTTGTAGAGCAATAAATAGTCCAAATGCTGGGCTGGAAAGAGGGAAATCTAAAATACATACTATGTGGGAATGCCTCCAAATGTCCCTCTGATTGCATGtgataaaaaaacaagaaaatctcATATACATTAAGCGTTTAAGTTTAGCTAACTATAAAAACTAGACATTAAATTTACAACACTGTTTATactgaaaatctgaaatcttCTTAACtattcacaacaacaaaaatatatacatacatgaaAAAACTACAATATGCTAAGGAGAATACAGTCTCTATGCTATTAACTTTCTACCctgacagtttcttttttctttccttaccTCGGTGTTATACGCTCATCAGCAACCATTTCTATTCGAGTCTAAAGCCTTTCTTCTGtcacctcaaaatgtttttgactaTAATCTCTCTGAGCCTGTCTCACAAGaagaggagggacagaggaggattTACCAATCGTGTAGACACTCTGTTTTCAGTAGTCGCTTCGCTCCAAATGGTATGTCTCTCTACATAGACTGAACCCACTCTATAATTACTCTGCAACTCTCCCTCTAAATGCCCAACCATACTCTTGGCAGGGTTTCTCAACCACAGACAATCATGAAAGTATTTCAGCCAGTGAGTATACAAAAAGTAGCAGAGATTTGCCTTCTTTGCAATCTT is a window of Toxotes jaculatrix isolate fToxJac2 chromosome 16, fToxJac2.pri, whole genome shotgun sequence DNA encoding:
- the kank1b gene encoding KN motif and ankyrin repeat domain-containing protein 1b, with amino-acid sequence MAQGSYILRNVSGPSSEVCVPDYLGIDFSYQSDVDSLQFVDNFQKGTTIKRLSLKRRPRVAVNNAEKTQSGISSGQWHSAESLSLSSTNDSRLLGMSSTTRGRPPLPPSHGSSLDSKVSRNEGSAVSQMLTESKPQPAVRSHALQRQSPVVEKTIMDTHKHLEQEATSQPPPQPHPRRRLASFGGVSSPGSLSPFTGLGAYNQNNNGNKPTGTGSDMHIHLSSSLGSRGSTGCLRLSPQSSGRTTPVSSLGPMHLQHVRDQMVVALQKLKELEEQVKIIPILQVKISVLQEEKRQLVCQLKNQSDNEDMNDVIRRRAYSMDRSDIENKANTEEGLKSTVRTDPTDLREFRKLAEEMQALERNIKGGNLQAWHGKGHDKAIKSVAVGIDKGTNMSKPAKEDKYVYTDQVETRSIATEVSEVHLGIYTEREAELDAQQVVIGALKERISQLEAELKESALQTEMSRLKLELQAAGARNRADKASLARPSTVSTGTEARPHTTSQGVGNHTDVQDTSTGEATEVKTVGVSCCGPELKDVCTGPDVPMSHWQVRELVETREKGVGIQVFTNTQGVGTEIKLCDAETNTEIPVESLGSKKAKTKYHSVACGDCSVDVIICESKELVSQGVATDAVRGVDLGIMASPQTASQRTNTVSSSVSRFTNTRHAFNTDSSTNTLLSTQDKHTNTAQTVTRTVSVGNRVRDIKFSPETRTIGVGTANQVENALKLTPGTVTKVTRDTGVGFTNINENFLVGLKTRNMASGPSHLPDPIKTRSIGVGEGRIRDLSVSSSTHGQSLQQSTQSQWDPELNHYIEKMQKLLGEHGDLLTEDCTEQYSSQGNDSSKLSCKTKAAAQGGAEVHPLDSHPPASREFQSPSQISVNSSKCDRANPGICHQSGTESEVKRMIQMLEQQASSALQERSANSGALRSVMKKQNGDQGCSSNRKSMKFMRVATGLDPVPSELSGSEKVNSEEVEKRVNRKFREAPQDGTQARKGRGGSNKGSKGSAKSHNQQRCKLSEKIFSSCQALKIHLSDDAALSSRELHDCLQTLQQEWFSVSSHKSAAPATVDDYLSAFRVISPSVLQHIANMADGNGNTALHYSVSHSNFGIVKKLLDAEVCNVNQQNKAGYTPIMLAALAAVETPEDMRVVEQLFTKGDVNAKASQAGQTALMLAVSHGRMDMVEALLAQGAEVNLQDDEGSTALMCASEHGHADIVKLLLAQPDCDATLTDSDESTALSIALEAGHNDIAVLLYAHANFSKGQTGAAARHGGKSLSSSGGRNICE